A genome region from Triticum aestivum cultivar Chinese Spring chromosome 2B, IWGSC CS RefSeq v2.1, whole genome shotgun sequence includes the following:
- the LOC123043852 gene encoding cis-zeatin O-glucosyltransferase 1 has protein sequence MESLPVAVVTVPFPAQGHLNQLLHVSLLLAGRGIPVHFAAPEPHLREARARVHGWDAGSFLALRFRALDVPAHASPDPDPSSPFPTHMQPLFEAFCDGGAARASLSALLHELSASHRRVVVLHDRMAAFAAGEAARLPNGEALGVHCLAASYNVGWMDPGHRLLRDHGMVFHPADACATKEFVALAKRMGQERRRAPGAGMVVNTCRALEGEFLDVLAAQSASSSDGHTLFAIGPLNPVLPATDAAAAAQAPAERHECLEWLDRQPPLSVLYISFGTTSSLRTEQARELAAALRDTNQRFVWVLRDADRADMRESGGARGLADAAASLLGDAAASLLGDAAAQGTGVVVTGWAPQLEILAHVATAAFMSHCGWNSTVEGLSHGKAILAWPMHSDQPWDAELVCKYLGAGVLVRPWEERGQVTPAAAIREATERAMRSEEGATVRERARALGQAIRAAVADGGSSRRDLDDLVAYVTR, from the coding sequence ATGGAATCCCTTCCCGTCGCCGTGGTCACCGTGCCGTTCCCGGCGCAGGGCCACCTGAACCAGCTCCTGCACGTGTCGCTGCTGCTCGCGGGCCGGGGGATCCCCGTGCACTTCGCCGCGCCGGAGCCGCACCTCCGGGAGGCCCGCGCGCGCGTGCACGGCTGGGACGCCGGCTCCTTCCTCGCCCTCCGCTTCCGCGCCCTCGACGTCCCGGCGCACGCGTCCCCGGACCCCGACCCGTCCTCGCCGTTCCCGACGCACATGCAGCCCCTGTTCGAGGCCTTCtgcgacggcggcgccgcccgggcCTCGCTGTCCGCGCTCCTGCACGAGCTCTCGGCGTCCCACCGCCGCGTCGTGGTCCTGCACGACCGCATGGCGGCGTTCGCGGCCGGCGAAGCAGCCCGGCTGCCCAACGGGGAGGCGCTCGGGGTGCACTGCCTCGCTGCGTCCTACAACgtcgggtggatggaccccggcCACCGCCTCCTGCGGGACCACGGGATGGTGTTCCACCCGGCAGACGCCTGCGCGACCAAGGAGTTCGTGGCGCTCGCCAAGCGGATGGGCCAGGAGCGCCGCCGCGCGCCCGGGGCCGGCATGGTCGTGAACACCTGCCGCGCGCTCGAGGGCGAGTTCCTCGACGTGCTCGCCGCCCAGAGCGCTTCCTCCTCCGACGGCCACACGCTGTTCGCCATCGGGCCTCTGAACCCGGTGCTGCCCGCCACCGATGCGGCCGCGGCCGCACAGGCTCCGGCGGAGCGACACGAGTGCCTGGAATGGCTCGACAGGCAGCCGCCGTTGTCGGTGCTGTACATTTCGTTCGGCACGACGTCGTCTCTCCGGACAGAGCAGGCGAGGGAGCTGGCCGCAGCGCTGCGCGACACCAACCAGCGGTTCGTCTGGGTGCTGCGCGACGCCGACCGGGCGGACATGCGCGAgtccggcggcgcgcgcgggctcGCGGACGCGGCGGCGTCCCTGCTCGGCGACGCAGCGGCGTCCCTGCTCGGCGACGCAGCGGCTCAGGGGACGGGCGTGGTGGTCACCGGGTGGGCGCCGCAGCTGGAGATCCTGGCGCACGTCGCGACGGCGGCTTTCATGAGCCACTGCGGGTGGAACTCGACGGTGGAGGGGCTGAGCCACGGGAAGGCCATCCTGGCGTGGCCGATGCACAGCGACCAGCCATGGGACGCGGAGCTGGTGTGCAAATACCTCGGGGCCGGCGTCCTCGTGCGGCCATGGGAGGAGCGCGGGCAAGTCACGCCGGCGGCCGCCATCCGCGAGGCCACCGAGAGGGCGATGCGATCGGAGGAAGGGGCGACAGTCCGGGAGCGGGCGAGGGCGCTCGGGCAGGCCATTCGCGCCGCCGTGGCCGACGGCGGGTCCTCGCGCCGGGACCTGGACGACCTCGTGGCGTACGTGACGAGGTGA